GGTCAAGGACCCGCAGGCGGAGTCGCGCCCGCTCGTGCTGGCCCAGGGCCAGTTCGGCTACCTCGGCGGGGGAGATGTCGTCCCCCTCGGCACGCTGGGCACGCGCGTGACGGCCCTCGGCGCCGACGCGGCGACGCTCAGCGCGGACGGCCGGCAGGCGGCGGTGCGGAACGCGTCCGGCGTGTGGTCGGTGGGCGACGGCGACCGCGACGCCGTGCTCCTGGACACGCGCCCCGGCCTCGTCGCGCCGTCCCTCGACGCGCAGGGCTACGTCTGGTCGACGCCCGCGTCGGATCCCCGCGGGCTCGTCGCGTGGGGCCCCGACGGCGTCGGCCACCCCGTCGCCGTCAGCTGGACCGCCACCGGCCGCGTCGTCTCCCTCGAGGTCGCGCGCGACGGTGCGCGCGTCCTCGTCCAGCTCGAGACGGGCGCCGGGCCCCAGCTACTCGTGGCCTCGATCGTGCGCGACGGCGGCGTCCCGACGTCGCTCACGACGACCCCGCTCGAGCTCCTGGCCTCGCCGGGCACCCCGCTGGACGCCACCTGGGTCGACGAGCTCGACGTCGCCACCCTGACCCTCGCGCCCGACGGCGAGCGCCAGGTGGAGCTGCACCAGGTGGGCGGTCCGTCGAAGGACATGGGGTCAGCGGCCGACGGCGTCTCCATCACGGGCGCCAACGACGAGAGCGGCCTGCGCGTCCTCACGAGCGCGGGGGCACTGCTCACTCCGCGGGGCAGCACGTGGCAGCAGACGGCGACCGGCGTCTCCTTCGTCGCGACCAAGCGCTGACGTCCTCCACGGATCCACCGCGCCGGTCCGTCCGCGCCCCCGCGCGTGCGACCCTGCGCGCGTGATCCCCGCGCCCCGGCAGCCCGCCCTGTCCCTGTCCCCGTCGTCCCTGTCCTCCCGGGTGCCCTCGGCTGTCCGCTCCGCCCTGCTCGATGCCCTCGCGGTCGTCGCCCCCGTGACCTGCGCGGGATGCGGCGCTCCCGACCGCGCCGTGTGCCCGGCGTGCCGGGCGGCGATCCTCGCTCTGCCCGTCGTGCGGCCGCTCGCGCTGCCCGCCGTCCCCTCGTCGGGCGGGCGCGAGCCCGCCCGCATCGTGCCGGTGGGCTGCGGGAGCGCGTACGCGCCGCCCTGGCCCGCGCTCCTGTCCGCCCTCAAGGAGGACGGCCGCACGGACGCCGCACGGGCGCTGGCGGCCACCCTCGTCGGGGCCGTCCGCGCGGCCGTGGCCGCCGCCGAGCGCGAGGCCGGCTCGGCCGGCGCCCGCGCGCGCCCGCTCGACGTGATCCCCGTCCCCTCGCCCGCCGCCTCCCTCCGTCGTCGCGGCTACGCGCCTGTCGAGGTCCTGCTGGCCCGCGCCGGCATCCGCCCGCTCCGCGCCCCGGGCGTGCCGGGGCTTCGGCGCCACCCGCTCCGCTTCACCCGCCGCCCCGCCGACCAGGCCGGCCTCGGGGTCGCCGCCCGCGCGGCCAACGTCGACGGCTGCCTCGTGGCGCGCACCGATCTCGCCGGCCGCCAGATCCTCGTGGTCGACGACGTCCTCACCACCGGCGCCACCCTCCGCGAGACCTGCCGCGCCATCCGCGCCGCCGGCGGCGACGTCGTCGC
This window of the Clavibacter sepedonicus genome carries:
- a CDS encoding ComF family protein is translated as MIPAPRQPALSLSPSSLSSRVPSAVRSALLDALAVVAPVTCAGCGAPDRAVCPACRAAILALPVVRPLALPAVPSSGGREPARIVPVGCGSAYAPPWPALLSALKEDGRTDAARALAATLVGAVRAAVAAAEREAGSAGARARPLDVIPVPSPAASLRRRGYAPVEVLLARAGIRPLRAPGVPGLRRHPLRFTRRPADQAGLGVAARAANVDGCLVARTDLAGRQILVVDDVLTTGATLRETCRAIRAAGGDVVACAVLTAVPARSRDGLPRAR